The segment TAGAACTCTGAATCATACAGAGCGTATGCCGCTTTAAAGAAAGCCAAACTACACAATAacaagaaaaacatataaaaaaagagTCAATCTCTCATGTTATCATCcagcaaaaaaaacaagattcgAATGCAGAGAAAGTGTTTACTCTCTTAACTAACGTTTTGTATGGGAGCTTACTGTACTCCTCCTCGATATCAAGCAGTATAAAGTCATCATACTCTGCAATCTCCCTTCTAAGCTCAGCCATCTTCGCCTCATCTTTGGTTTTGCCTATGATAAACCTAATGGCCAACCCTGTTGACTCCTCCAAGCTGCATAGAACAGTGATCTTTCAGTTTAAATGCTTCTTGATCACTGAAGATAACATCAAATTATGATCAATGATTCAGATTCGTATCTAACACAATGCTATCTAAATTATTAGATATATTATACAGAGGAACCGGTTTATACTAAACCAGCTATACAATTTTCGGTTTAACTCTAATTAAAATCTCAAATCATTCTAATCGGTACCGTCGAAGCCCTTCAGGATTGGACGGCATCCACGTGCTCCTGAGCGCTCGTCTCCGGCCAGCTGATCCGAATCCGGTCTGGATACCGACGAATCCCATCACCTTGTGCCTCTTGACTCCGCCGCTGAGACCATTACCATTACCACCGGCGACGTTCCAGACGACTCGCACCGTCTTCGGAGGGGAGTTCGTGAGGCACGTCCGGCTCGGGAAAACGACGGCGGAGAGGCCGAAGATGAATCCGAATAGACCGATCGCGAGAGAGCTGAGGACGATCAGAGACGTCGATCGGCGCGTGGAGGGTGATGTACGCGCGTGGAAGAGCTTCAGCCTCGGGGAAGAAGGcatgacttttattttttgtaacggACAGATAACGGATCCAGTTACTCGGAAAGCTCTCGGTGGTTTATTTCGTTTTTAACGGTCGTTGGACTTTCTGTTTTTCTCAGATCAAGAGATCTTCTATGTGTATATGAAGGAAGGTTATTAATGAATCTAAACAGTTTTAGAGGATTACCGATGATAATATTAAGTTAGGCAGGTGATTTGACCAGATGCtaagaaaatagaaatataaaattaagtgTCAGTAACGTACTAATTAATGTTTCGattgaaaaatcataaacatcTACCAAGATTCAAAATAGCATTCATGGTGAAAGCGTTTTTGGCCTTGGTAATTTAATCAAAAAGGGTTACAACTTGCAAGTTCTAGTTCTACTagcattattttgttttgtttattagcTTTTGTAACAAGGATTTCAGATCTTTTCTAGCAGAATGTTTTAAAGTGATTAAATAGAAAGAAATGAATCTGTGTGTCCAAATGAAATTGTAAAGGATGTCTTGATCACATGATAATGTCTTAATCATACCTTCTGTGTCCAAATGAAATTTGTCTTCTTTACGAAAGCTAATTTGCTTCGCTTCTACTCCACATCACCAATGttgattttaaagattttataatatgaaataaataaaaagctaGAGTGGAAGTGGTAGTGTTTTTTATTTATCGAAGTCCTAATGTTAATCAGAGTCTTCTTGAGAGCTATCAGAGTCAAGTTGTTCATCAACACAAAGCAACATCTCATCATCACTAACATTATTTACTACTGCTACACTACTAACTTGCCTTACTTCTTCCACAGCTTCAGAGGATGAAGAATCTCTTTTCTTCACTTCTTCTCCTTCTGCTTCTGATGAAACCTTTGACAGTTCCTTCTCCAAACAATCTTCTTTGgtgttgctctcttgggctgtcTTCACTTCTGAAGCTGGTTCTGTTTGGTTGGTTCCAAGTGGCACGAGTAAGCCTAGGGGGGGTTCATCATCTGATCCCTCTGGAAACCCAGCTTTGTGTACATCTGCTTCTTTGTTGGCTTTACCTTTCACGGCGTTGGGTTTTGTGCAAACGTATAGCGTTTTCTTGAGAAGAACTGTCCCAGGGAACACCATCAGGTTTATTCTTTTGAGATTATCGCGTTCTTCATCATCCATGGTTTTGAAGCCGAAACCGTCAGTCCATGTTTCCACTAAACTTGGCAACGCTGCCACAACAAGATTCTCCACTTTGAGAGACATTAGCATCTGCACCCAAAACGAACAGACAGAGCAAAAGCGTGACATTAGTCTATGGAGCCTCGAGAACAATGACAAGTCGaaaatcttaaatattattACCTCTTCGATGGCAGTCACGAGGATTCTGCACATTCCCTGACGACGATACTTGCTGCATGTAGCTACAAGAGGCATCTCTGCAACACTTACTCCATGCACCCTATGGATGGTTATAATCAAAATGTGAAATTACACTTTCTTGGAGCGTGCAGTTGAAAACTTAATTCATATTACTAAACCTGATGGATGCTACTGAGATCATCACATCGTTCTTTTCCACAACCACTGTGTAAAACCCATCAAAGTCTAACCGCGCAAATTTCGACCTTTCAAGTGCAACAGAAGATTCAGAAAAAAAGGTTCAGAAGATTCAACAGAAGATCGTCAAAAATGTATAGCAAAAATGACGTAAGAAGAGGACGTTACCCCCAGTTGTATAGCACATGAGGTATCATGTCGATACCAGTTCTTGCATCTACCATAGACAGAAAGCATTCCTCCATAATCGATAGAGCTACAGCTAATTTCGAGTTGCATTCAGCCTTCAGCGCCAACCTTCGTGCAGAATGAGCCTTTCCATCTTCTTGAAGACATTTCAAAACCGTCCAAGAAAGACCATCAGCATTTGGATATATGACCCCAACGCGAGAACTGAGACCAGTGTGCACCTGTGCATGACAGCTACTTCTTAAGAAACTAAGATAATTTGCTAACTTGCTAGCTGTATCAACTTCTCATGTTATATAGAGAGACCAAGAACTAGGCATGAGTACTAACCTTCTCGCAACTTTTACCACAGAAGTAGGTTTCTGGAAAAGGTTCTCTCCGTTTACTTACATCTTTCAGACACACTCCATGATCTGATTTAAAAAATACGTAATAGTTATCAGCCATGCTAGACTTCCTATCAATATAACTGGTTTTGCAAAGAGCTAAGCCTAACCAACATCTGCAACTGTGACTGATAGAAGAATGATATCAAACATGATAACACCTTTTCACGTGAAAATAGAAAGTAATCATGTAATTGTAACAGGTGAAAGAGTGGGAGAGGTCATTACATTTATGAGCACACTGAGAACACTTAAAATCCTGAGAGCGGTCAGAAGGAGCATTATCAATAACCAACTCTCTGCATATCCAACATGTGCATCTTGAGCAATACCAACTGCCTTCAGGGAGCaccttaattaaaaaaaaaaagagcaaaagTAATTTACTAATTCCCTGCAACTTacatttgtaaaatttataaaccacAAGTTACCTTCATTGCTAAACAAGCCTGATGGAAAGTAGAAGGGCAATTATCACAGCAGATCAGCTCACCTCCATCACCACAAATTCCACAAGAATCATCATTTGGATCATCACCACCATCATACCCTTCCTCTGATCTCGATCCGTTTCTTCTGGCCTTATACTCAGCATACCAAGCTTCCAGCTGACAAGAAGCGAACGGCTTTCCTGATCCCATGAATAGATTCAGACACGGACACCCCTGGTCGAATCCGGCATGTTTCTTGAACTCAGAGAGCGATACAGTCTTGTTGCAGCATGTACATACCACTCCATCTTTAGTCACGATGCCTGTTTTCACAAcgttatcatcatcatctggaTCTCGTAGCTGGATTACTTCGTCCCTAGAGATTACTTTGGTTGCTATCAACCATGATAACACAGTTCTTGGACCTAAAGCAGACCAGTTCCCTTGACCAAATTGCTTTTCCCCGTTGCTCGTGCTCCGTGGAAGTAGCCTGCACCCTCCcttattattctttttcttgGTTCTAGCTTTTGATGATTTATCagctcttttcttcttctgacTTGATCTGATTGCACAGACAACCTTACCTTTGGTTTTAATAACGTCATCATCTTGATTATTACAGTTCTTTCTAGCTTTTTTTCCTCTCTTCTTTGAATTCTTCATCTTATCATTCATCAACCTTTTATCTCCATTTTCCTCTGAGATGATATGGATGTTTCCCATATCTTTATCCTGGCATTCAAGGCTATTGGGGTCCAAGGGAGCTTCGGATCCTTTTTTCGATCTTCCGTGCAACTTCTTCCTCATAAGACTCTCATGGATGCCTTCTGCTATTAACTTTGAAGCTTCAACGACCTTGCTAACACTGTTCTTCTGCTTCTCTTGTCTTGAAGAAGCATTTTTCCTCTCAAGATCAGAACGAATCTCCTGGTTAGCATTCTCTTCATAAACAAGAAGACTGCTCTCAGATACTGTCAGCACACTTTCAGGACAGCCTGAGATCAAGTTTGCATCCTCATGCTTAAACTTGTCTATAACTGAGTTCCTTGCAACTTCAACTTTATTCCCTTTTCTTAAAGAACCAACTTTCTTATCAACGAAGACAGCAGTCACAAAGGGCTCTAAGGTACTCCACCAAAGCGCCCGCGTGTTAGCAAGATCTAATAGCTTCATGTTCTCCTCAATGTCCAACAATGTCAGCGAGAGATCAGACCAAAAGTCATTGATACCTGTCCATTTCTTAGTACCTGTCTCCATTAACTTATGACCAGCTAGCAAGATCTCCCCAAGTGATCTCCAAGCTGACCCAAACTCACGAAACTTCCGTCCTTGCGAAGATACGTACACAGTTTCCGAGTACTTACTATTGGATCTTGGACGCTTCTCGATTTTCCATCTGGAAGAAGCTAGCAACTTGCAAACATACTTGTAGAGAAGAGGACGAGGGTCCTCTTTAGGATCAATCTTCAGACAAGTCTCAGAGATGCTCAACTCATTAGGAGACACTTTAGGTCCCTCTTTCAACTGTAGTTGAGACTTGTCATTATGAGGCGTAGAGAACACTCTGGTTGCGAAGCTCTCCTGAGAGACAGGAGACTCAATTGCCTTTAACTCCTTTCCATCGCATTTTTTCACGTTTTCTGAGACAATGCCACTCAGATAAACTTCTTTCCCCTTTTCCATGCTCTGCTTCAGCAAATACGAGCTCGTCGAGACGCCCTTGCTAGATGATTCCACTAAACGGAGAGGTATCACATCTCTAGCGAAATCAGGCAAACCAGTAAAAGGCGATCCTTTGTTACC is part of the Raphanus sativus cultivar WK10039 chromosome 5, ASM80110v3, whole genome shotgun sequence genome and harbors:
- the LOC108857492 gene encoding probable beta-1,3-galactosyltransferase 14, with product MPSSPRLKLFHARTSPSTRRSTSLIVLSSLAIGLFGFIFGLSAVVFPSRTCLTNSPPKTVRVVWNVAGGNGNGLSGGVKRHKVMGFVGIQTGFGSAGRRRALRSTWMPSNPEGLRRLEESTGLAIRFIIGKTKDEAKMAELRREIAEYDDFILLDIEEEYSKLPYKTLAFFKAAYALYDSEFYVKADDDIYLRPDRLSLLLAKERSHSQTYIGCLKKGPVFTDPKLKWYEPLADLLGKEYFLHAYGPIYALSADVVTSLVALKNNSFRMFSNEDVTIGAWMLAMNVNHENHKTLCERECSPHSIAVWDIPKCSGLCNPEKRMLELHKIESCSKSPTLPSEDD
- the LOC108863549 gene encoding increased DNA methylation 1 — translated: MLPEAEVDMSEDDCFEGSFEEHQIFREVFFASDSGKATTATKRCLVTGAISFECEDSSKNVNSSLSSNNDNSVVTSGLEGSEPSSASKDGSEVNTKAKRAKLSGNKGSPFTGLPDFARDVIPLRLVESSSKGVSTSSYLLKQSMEKGKEVYLSGIVSENVKKCDGKELKAIESPVSQESFATRVFSTPHNDKSQLQLKEGPKVSPNELSISETCLKIDPKEDPRPLLYKYVCKLLASSRWKIEKRPRSNSKYSETVYVSSQGRKFREFGSAWRSLGEILLAGHKLMETGTKKWTGINDFWSDLSLTLLDIEENMKLLDLANTRALWWSTLEPFVTAVFVDKKVGSLRKGNKVEVARNSVIDKFKHEDANLISGCPESVLTVSESSLLVYEENANQEIRSDLERKNASSRQEKQKNSVSKVVEASKLIAEGIHESLMRKKLHGRSKKGSEAPLDPNSLECQDKDMGNIHIISEENGDKRLMNDKMKNSKKRGKKARKNCNNQDDDVIKTKGKVVCAIRSSQKKKRADKSSKARTKKKNNKGGCRLLPRSTSNGEKQFGQGNWSALGPRTVLSWLIATKVISRDEVIQLRDPDDDDNVVKTGIVTKDGVVCTCCNKTVSLSEFKKHAGFDQGCPCLNLFMGSGKPFASCQLEAWYAEYKARRNGSRSEEGYDGGDDPNDDSCGICGDGGELICCDNCPSTFHQACLAMKVLPEGSWYCSRCTCWICRELVIDNAPSDRSQDFKCSQCAHKYHGVCLKDVSKRREPFPETYFCGKSCEKVHTGLSSRVGVIYPNADGLSWTVLKCLQEDGKAHSARRLALKAECNSKLAVALSIMEECFLSMVDARTGIDMIPHVLYNWGSKFARLDFDGFYTVVVEKNDVMISVASIRVHGVSVAEMPLVATCSKYRRQGMCRILVTAIEEMLMSLKVENLVVAALPSLVETWTDGFGFKTMDDEERDNLKRINLMVFPGTVLLKKTLYVCTKPNAVKGKANKEADVHKAGFPEGSDDEPPLGLLVPLGTNQTEPASEVKTAQESNTKEDCLEKELSKVSSEAEGEEVKKRDSSSSEAVEEVRQVSSVAVVNNVSDDEMLLCVDEQLDSDSSQEDSD